In one window of Candidatus Sulfuricurvum sp. RIFRC-1 DNA:
- a CDS encoding chemotaxis protein CheW — protein MQHNHLISYMSDVQNFEKNMNTLSGKWDLLTLLGSMSNIGMDTSETRKAFEDLLDEPLLRLIEETFNKSLNELESKAQTAIDILIRNLFERTADIGFLATDDDIRDYLLFLQTTDLSTSEEIREIKIKKKEALTERFREYVAKYSVYENIILLDTKGKVLVQLDHTNPVTFSKDPLLQESLRTYQGYVETYRPSDLTHHKPSLIYSYRVCNPQNEEPMGVLCLIFRFENELQSIFQKLTRENPYIALELLGSNGEVIASTSTHHVPVGSYLNPRNNEDHQTYYAGFEYLYKSVKTTGYQGYNGSGWIGHAMVPIHLAFRSSSRPSFQKNTLFDSVTNAKAFFPQELKEILNKAKKIQSELDITVWNGNVKIANAIGHESPFTKALLSEISKTGEETKRIFDHTVANLNTAMMIQYLEALKFQSSLAIDIMDRNLYERANDCRWWALTTTFRECLSHPNISDENRNKMNSILGYINGLYTVYSAIFLYDREGNIVSVSNPDNSSMIGKKIGYSWASQTLNLNTTQEYVVSPFEPSPYYDTRSTYIYNACIRNFNEENVGGIGIVFDSESQFAAMLHDTLPKDENHQIPEGMFALFIDRNGRVISSTTDEIHVGEILTLPDSLLNLGSGQSDAQILPHNGIYYALGATCSNGYREYKQSDGYKDDIIALLYRPVGEIQAVESEAPVQRIYTYPKANGTEETSEISTFFVSGSLFAIESKNVVCSLVHQELTSILHASEYNLGVISYDKRMVSVISLAKLLGMEKKYDKESDTIILVKAVIEKQVVYLGLAVDAIFSSPEIPLRSISHYSNVLKNENSLTKAVIIPDNAEDFGNEMISILDIPKIYGQLIQPYSRPLHKVMA, from the coding sequence ATGCAACACAACCACCTCATCAGCTATATGAGCGATGTTCAAAATTTTGAAAAAAACATGAACACCCTCTCAGGAAAATGGGACTTACTAACCCTTCTGGGGTCTATGTCCAATATCGGTATGGATACCAGCGAAACACGTAAAGCATTTGAAGACTTACTGGATGAGCCTCTGTTACGTCTGATCGAAGAGACCTTTAACAAAAGCCTCAATGAACTTGAATCCAAAGCCCAAACAGCGATTGATATCCTGATCCGAAATCTTTTCGAGCGTACTGCCGACATCGGTTTTCTGGCAACGGATGATGACATTCGCGACTACCTTCTTTTTTTACAGACAACCGATCTCTCCACATCCGAGGAGATACGTGAAATTAAAATCAAGAAAAAAGAGGCCCTCACCGAACGCTTTAGAGAATACGTAGCCAAATACAGCGTCTATGAGAATATTATTCTCCTCGATACCAAAGGAAAAGTGCTCGTACAACTCGATCATACCAATCCGGTTACCTTTTCCAAAGATCCCCTGCTCCAAGAATCGCTGCGTACCTATCAAGGGTATGTCGAAACCTACCGACCAAGTGATCTCACCCATCACAAACCCTCCCTCATCTACTCTTACCGCGTCTGTAACCCGCAGAACGAAGAACCTATGGGTGTGTTGTGCCTGATTTTTCGGTTCGAAAATGAGCTGCAAAGCATTTTTCAAAAGCTTACCCGTGAGAATCCCTACATTGCCCTTGAACTTCTAGGCTCTAACGGCGAGGTAATCGCCTCCACATCTACGCATCATGTGCCGGTAGGATCGTATTTGAATCCACGTAATAATGAAGATCATCAAACCTATTACGCCGGTTTTGAATACCTCTACAAATCGGTAAAAACCACAGGCTATCAGGGGTATAACGGTTCAGGGTGGATCGGACATGCAATGGTACCGATCCATTTGGCTTTTCGTTCCTCTTCACGCCCCTCATTTCAAAAGAACACCCTCTTTGATTCGGTAACAAATGCAAAAGCCTTTTTCCCGCAAGAGCTCAAAGAGATATTGAACAAAGCCAAAAAAATCCAAAGCGAGCTCGATATCACCGTCTGGAACGGCAATGTCAAAATCGCCAATGCAATCGGACATGAAAGCCCCTTTACCAAAGCACTTCTCTCTGAAATATCGAAAACAGGTGAAGAGACCAAACGGATTTTTGATCATACGGTCGCCAATCTCAATACGGCTATGATGATCCAGTACCTTGAAGCGTTAAAATTCCAGTCCTCACTCGCGATTGATATTATGGATCGCAACCTTTATGAGCGGGCGAATGACTGCCGCTGGTGGGCATTGACAACGACCTTTCGTGAATGTTTATCACACCCCAATATCAGCGATGAAAATCGAAATAAGATGAATTCGATCTTGGGTTACATCAACGGTCTCTACACCGTTTACAGCGCTATCTTTCTCTATGATCGCGAGGGGAACATCGTCTCTGTTTCCAATCCTGATAACAGCTCTATGATCGGAAAGAAAATCGGGTATTCGTGGGCATCCCAAACCCTAAATCTCAATACTACGCAAGAGTATGTCGTATCACCGTTTGAACCAAGCCCCTATTATGACACCCGCTCGACGTACATTTATAATGCCTGTATCCGAAATTTTAACGAAGAGAATGTCGGTGGAATCGGTATCGTTTTCGATTCAGAATCTCAATTTGCAGCGATGTTACACGATACGCTCCCCAAAGATGAAAACCACCAAATCCCCGAGGGGATGTTTGCCCTTTTCATCGATCGCAACGGACGTGTCATCTCCTCAACAACCGATGAGATACACGTCGGCGAGATTCTTACCCTCCCTGACTCACTCTTAAACCTTGGTTCAGGGCAAAGCGATGCGCAAATTCTTCCTCATAACGGAATCTACTACGCACTCGGAGCTACCTGTTCAAACGGATACCGCGAGTACAAACAAAGCGACGGTTATAAAGATGATATTATCGCCCTCCTCTACCGCCCTGTCGGTGAGATCCAAGCCGTTGAATCCGAAGCTCCGGTTCAACGCATTTACACCTATCCAAAGGCTAATGGAACGGAAGAGACATCCGAAATTTCAACCTTTTTCGTCAGCGGATCGCTTTTTGCAATCGAATCGAAAAATGTCGTCTGTTCTCTCGTACATCAAGAGCTGACCTCCATACTGCACGCCAGTGAATACAATCTGGGAGTCATCAGTTACGATAAGCGGATGGTGAGTGTGATTTCATTAGCAAAATTGCTCGGAATGGAGAAAAAATACGATAAAGAGAGCGATACAATCATTCTGGTCAAAGCGGTTATCGAAAAACAAGTCGTTTATCTCGGGCTCGCCGTCGATGCGATTTTCAGCAGTCCTGAAATTCCATTGCGTTCAATCAGCCACTACAGCAACGTTTTGAAAAATGAGAACTCGCTGACCAAAGCGGTCATTATCCCCGATAATGCCGAAGATTTCGGTAACGAGATGATCTCGATCCTTGATATCCCGAAAATCTACGGACAGCTGATACAGCCCTACTCCCGCCCGCTTCACAAAGTGATGGCGTAA
- a CDS encoding Abi family protein, with amino-acid sequence MKYDYKRLDVASYLQSLYNDGLQKTVTQSDANIEETVLDIGIFRFKGYVKAFRNNLSDYSIDDIIFIHDFDKRLSSKLFFMTSTIEIRMKAYLIEIVYAITNNPFCYLLAKNYKEPFILPLESVQDWEVQQPNPKKKKEIYLHYRDYYLNTYDFQSNQIDYIKSEPMVAVNTTKDINYPPFHYFIENATLGTLINIISKLQIDGNDILKLLGKKFGFYSHELFLNYLLRLKELRNRCAHNGRIFNRNFRGLKAFGAHTAFRKTIYEHKILDVYYSLHVLLGDANDFKTVDDLINLFASDNLDGLRSKLEDFVLGFIRTR; translated from the coding sequence TTGAAATATGACTATAAACGGCTTGATGTTGCCTCCTATCTCCAATCCCTTTATAACGATGGTTTGCAAAAAACGGTGACTCAAAGTGATGCGAATATCGAAGAGACGGTTTTAGATATTGGAATTTTTCGATTCAAAGGCTATGTTAAAGCATTCCGAAACAATCTATCCGATTATTCGATTGACGATATCATCTTCATCCACGATTTTGATAAGCGGTTATCGTCGAAACTGTTTTTTATGACTTCCACGATTGAAATTAGGATGAAAGCCTATCTCATTGAAATCGTTTACGCTATCACCAATAATCCGTTTTGTTATCTCCTTGCCAAAAATTACAAGGAGCCTTTCATCCTGCCACTCGAATCGGTTCAAGATTGGGAGGTGCAGCAGCCTAATCCGAAAAAGAAGAAAGAAATTTATCTTCACTATCGTGATTATTATCTCAACACGTATGATTTCCAATCGAACCAAATCGATTACATTAAAAGCGAGCCGATGGTAGCTGTCAATACGACGAAAGATATCAATTACCCACCATTTCACTATTTCATTGAAAATGCGACGCTTGGGACGTTGATAAATATCATCTCGAAGCTACAAATCGACGGTAATGACATCCTCAAATTATTGGGAAAAAAATTCGGCTTCTACAGCCATGAACTGTTTTTAAACTATCTGCTGAGACTCAAAGAGCTTCGTAACCGATGTGCTCATAATGGTAGAATTTTCAATCGAAATTTCAGAGGGTTGAAAGCGTTTGGCGCACACACGGCATTTAGAAAAACAATTTACGAGCATAAAATACTAGATGTCTATTATTCGCTTCATGTGTTATTAGGAGATGCGAATGACTTCAAAACGGTCGATGATTTAATCAATCTGTTTGCATCGGATAATTTGGATGGATTGAGAAGTAAATTGGAAGATTTTGTCTTGGGGTTTATCAGAACAAGGTAA
- a CDS encoding pirin family protein yields MSFIIHRAHERGTAEHGWLHSRFSFSFAEYFNPERMGFGVLRVINDDIIEAGMGFGMHPHKDMEIVSIVTKGALEHKDSEGNHEITKAGEIQYMSAGTGIKHSEYATMEADAALYQIWIHPSYKNAIPTYDKRDLANIDQSNGWAVLVSSDGREGSMVIRQDAAIHSTHLDKDAQIVVAPVKSEHGRLIFVMEGSIEIAGHTLNERDEIQIKDEEEYTLLALAESKVLLFDVPMH; encoded by the coding sequence ATGTCATTTATCATTCATCGCGCACATGAGCGTGGAACAGCCGAACACGGATGGCTTCACAGTCGGTTTAGTTTTTCATTTGCTGAATATTTTAATCCTGAACGGATGGGGTTTGGGGTATTGAGAGTTATCAATGATGACATCATTGAAGCGGGAATGGGGTTTGGAATGCATCCCCATAAAGATATGGAAATCGTATCCATTGTTACCAAAGGAGCATTGGAACACAAAGACTCTGAAGGAAATCACGAAATTACCAAAGCGGGTGAGATTCAGTATATGAGTGCCGGTACAGGAATTAAGCATTCTGAATATGCAACTATGGAAGCGGATGCGGCGCTGTATCAGATCTGGATTCATCCAAGCTATAAAAATGCCATACCGACGTATGACAAAAGGGATCTTGCAAATATCGATCAATCGAACGGCTGGGCAGTTTTGGTTTCAAGTGATGGGAGAGAAGGTTCTATGGTAATTCGCCAAGATGCAGCAATCCATTCAACCCATCTGGATAAAGACGCACAAATCGTTGTTGCCCCAGTCAAGTCTGAGCATGGACGGCTTATTTTTGTGATGGAAGGTTCTATTGAAATTGCTGGTCACACTCTAAATGAACGAGATGAGATACAAATCAAAGATGAGGAGGAATATACGCTTTTAGCACTAGCGGAGTCTAAGGTTCTATTGTTTGATGTGCCGATGCACTAA
- a CDS encoding MarR family transcriptional regulator produces MKRPKGYGIHEDKVLRSHIELSRTFLKIRAKETAWMEAQGLTLPQFAILEALYHLGNLNVGQITKLILSTPGNITVVVKNLASKKLIRVAPSEEDRRVKMLEITEEGSDLIASIFPTHVSNLSCWYDLGLNEEELEIVSKLLRKLEKAQ; encoded by the coding sequence ATGAAACGTCCAAAAGGTTATGGCATTCATGAAGACAAAGTTTTGCGTTCGCACATTGAACTCTCTCGAACTTTTTTGAAAATACGTGCAAAAGAGACGGCGTGGATGGAAGCGCAAGGGCTTACCTTGCCGCAATTTGCAATTCTTGAAGCTTTGTATCATCTCGGGAATCTTAACGTAGGACAAATTACCAAACTTATTTTGAGTACACCCGGGAACATCACCGTTGTGGTCAAAAACCTCGCGTCCAAGAAGCTGATCCGGGTAGCTCCATCAGAAGAAGATCGTCGCGTCAAAATGCTTGAGATTACCGAAGAGGGAAGTGATCTCATCGCGTCGATTTTTCCTACTCATGTGAGCAATTTAAGCTGTTGGTATGACCTTGGGCTAAACGAAGAAGAGCTTGAAATCGTCTCAAAGCTGTTGCGTAAACTCGAAAAAGCGCAATAA
- a CDS encoding HNH endonuclease — protein MSTEEIGALLQDKSKLLSEIYFELQSVCEAKYGPDTLVIIEVGSFFEVYEVNNESMKIGKAKEVAEFLNIQLTRKNKTILENSIQNPLLAGVPTVSIERYLSRLVQSKKYTIVLVRQQGEVPHIRRYISNIISPGTNFDYIAEASENYIASLLIDQNNGVYSIGYSAIDVGTGKTLINEIHGTREDKTYALDEVFTLLQSYQTSEVVVTFCAGDIDREEVNRYLEIKNHHRTSMNEKRLRIDYQNELFERIYQIRSLLSPIEYLDLERYPYASESLCILINVIIDHDAGIIEKMNRPTFLGTNRYMYLGNNAAEQLGIISRDHDEMTLLKLIDKTSTAMGKRLLRERLLNPICDVKLLEERYDLIDKMAEHIAPLETKLKEVYDLERILRRLKLGKLHPFELAYFYASLSAAESLFADADRLKIIYDKSSAQECAHCASELRRIFNIEACAKFRRDQIDENLFNEGIDPSIDALEVLQNNNLTKLNTIIGHIDTFFESGGSYASIGWLESEGYHLLMTRNRYVNVEEALHNSFFTLDNQHYFFRDFQVRKLKTAVKLSSSLLDELSIENAGAKSRMIAQVKERYREHLEEIERRFSHAIEHLISFLAVVDVSLSGAKCAKQYRYIRPSIVPSPKAFIETVGLRHPLIESREENGIFIPNDLFLGAVSQHTYEEHSTIENGEDIKGVLLYGINSSGKSSLMKSIGLSVVMAQGGFFVPCAMMRFSPVDKLLTRIVSKDNLYKGLSTFAVEMLELRNIFNRATENTLVLGDEISHGTETESALAIVASAILKLREIGSMFIFATHLHQLSSLEEIKKAQEIVLLHLGVYYDEASDKLVYDRKLKSGSGSTLYGLEFAKSLHMDETFLKKAYEIRGRITDKAHDASMLKREKKSRYNNKLFLTKCALCDEAVDEVHHIVPQANADDGGSIGHYGMNHRYNLIPLCSKHHRLVHEGKIAVHGFVMSEDGLRLSYSEAPEQ, from the coding sequence ATGAGTACAGAAGAGATCGGAGCACTGTTACAAGATAAAAGTAAGCTCCTCTCTGAAATTTATTTCGAACTCCAATCTGTATGTGAGGCCAAATACGGTCCTGATACCCTCGTCATCATCGAAGTGGGATCGTTTTTTGAGGTATATGAAGTCAATAACGAATCAATGAAGATCGGCAAAGCGAAGGAAGTTGCCGAGTTCCTCAACATTCAGCTTACCCGTAAAAACAAAACGATTTTAGAAAACTCCATCCAAAACCCTCTATTAGCAGGGGTTCCGACCGTCTCCATCGAGCGGTATCTATCACGTCTCGTGCAGTCGAAAAAATACACCATCGTCCTCGTTCGTCAGCAGGGGGAAGTTCCTCATATCCGCCGCTATATCTCCAATATCATCTCTCCGGGGACGAATTTCGATTACATCGCCGAAGCGAGCGAGAACTATATCGCCTCACTGCTGATCGATCAGAACAACGGGGTTTATTCGATCGGTTACTCTGCGATCGATGTGGGGACGGGGAAAACCCTGATCAATGAAATCCACGGAACCCGTGAAGACAAAACGTATGCTCTCGATGAAGTGTTTACCCTCTTGCAGAGCTACCAAACCTCCGAGGTGGTGGTGACGTTCTGTGCGGGGGATATCGACCGTGAGGAAGTGAACCGTTATCTGGAGATCAAAAATCACCATCGTACCTCGATGAACGAGAAGCGTCTGCGGATCGATTACCAAAACGAACTCTTCGAGCGGATTTATCAGATACGCTCACTTCTCAGCCCCATCGAGTATCTCGATTTGGAGCGCTACCCTTATGCCTCCGAATCGCTGTGTATTCTTATCAACGTCATTATCGACCACGATGCGGGGATTATCGAGAAGATGAACCGTCCGACCTTTTTAGGGACGAATCGCTATATGTATCTGGGGAATAATGCGGCGGAGCAGTTGGGGATCATATCCCGCGATCATGATGAGATGACCCTTCTCAAACTGATCGATAAAACCTCCACGGCGATGGGGAAACGGCTGTTGCGTGAGCGACTTTTGAACCCTATCTGTGATGTGAAACTCCTCGAAGAGCGGTACGATTTGATCGATAAAATGGCTGAGCACATTGCGCCGTTGGAGACGAAGCTCAAAGAGGTTTACGATTTGGAGCGAATCTTGCGCCGTCTTAAACTGGGGAAACTTCATCCGTTTGAGCTGGCCTATTTTTACGCATCGCTGAGTGCGGCGGAATCATTATTTGCCGATGCCGACCGACTCAAAATTATTTATGATAAATCGAGTGCGCAGGAATGCGCTCATTGTGCTTCTGAACTCCGACGCATCTTCAATATCGAAGCGTGTGCGAAGTTTCGGCGGGATCAGATCGATGAGAACCTTTTTAATGAGGGGATTGATCCTTCCATCGATGCGCTCGAAGTGCTCCAAAATAATAACCTCACTAAGCTCAATACGATTATCGGACATATTGATACCTTTTTTGAGTCAGGGGGATCATACGCTTCTATCGGATGGCTGGAGAGCGAGGGGTATCATCTCCTTATGACCCGTAACCGCTATGTGAACGTCGAAGAGGCACTTCATAACAGCTTTTTTACGCTGGACAATCAGCATTACTTTTTTCGTGATTTTCAGGTGCGTAAACTCAAAACGGCGGTTAAACTCTCCTCTAGCCTCCTCGATGAACTCTCCATCGAAAATGCGGGGGCGAAATCGCGGATGATTGCGCAGGTCAAGGAGCGTTATCGTGAACACCTCGAAGAGATTGAACGGCGTTTTTCCCATGCGATAGAGCATTTGATTTCCTTTCTTGCCGTGGTGGATGTCAGTTTAAGCGGTGCAAAATGTGCGAAGCAATACCGCTATATCCGCCCTTCCATCGTTCCATCTCCTAAAGCGTTTATCGAGACGGTCGGGCTACGTCATCCTCTTATCGAATCGCGCGAAGAGAACGGTATTTTTATCCCGAACGATCTTTTCTTGGGAGCGGTAAGTCAGCATACCTATGAGGAGCATTCGACGATCGAGAACGGCGAGGATATCAAAGGGGTATTGTTGTACGGGATCAACTCCAGCGGGAAGTCGTCGTTGATGAAAAGTATCGGGCTATCCGTTGTGATGGCGCAGGGGGGATTTTTTGTTCCGTGCGCCATGATGCGTTTTTCTCCCGTCGATAAGCTTCTCACCCGTATCGTCTCCAAAGACAATCTTTACAAAGGGCTTTCGACATTTGCCGTAGAGATGCTGGAACTGCGTAATATCTTCAACCGTGCCACTGAGAATACCCTTGTTTTAGGGGATGAGATCAGTCACGGTACCGAAACCGAATCGGCGCTGGCTATCGTCGCGAGTGCCATTCTCAAACTCCGTGAGATCGGGAGTATGTTTATCTTTGCAACCCACCTTCATCAGCTCTCCTCTCTCGAAGAGATCAAAAAAGCGCAGGAAATCGTGCTGCTCCATCTGGGAGTCTATTACGATGAGGCGAGCGATAAGCTGGTGTATGACCGCAAGCTTAAAAGCGGAAGCGGCTCAACGCTGTACGGGTTGGAATTTGCCAAATCACTTCATATGGACGAGACTTTTTTGAAAAAGGCCTACGAGATCCGAGGACGGATTACCGACAAAGCGCATGATGCCTCGATGCTGAAACGGGAGAAAAAGAGCCGTTACAATAATAAACTCTTTTTGACCAAATGCGCATTGTGTGACGAAGCGGTTGATGAGGTGCACCATATCGTCCCTCAAGCCAATGCGGACGATGGCGGATCGATCGGACATTACGGGATGAATCACCGCTACAACCTCATTCCGCTGTGTTCCAAGCACCATCGCCTCGTCCATGAGGGGAAAATTGCCGTTCATGGATTTGTGATGAGTGAGGACGGTTTACGGCTCAGCTACAGTGAGGCTCCTGAACAATAA
- a CDS encoding YceI family protein, whose translation MKKTFSSLIAFGILSTASLFAGTYNVDTDHSTVGFKIKHMMISDVNGKFDKFSGSISYDEKTKTIKALTGKIDVNSINTANQKRDDHLRTPDLFDAKKYPEITFALNNVKGEKAYGNLTMHGVTKNVILDLENNGVIKDPWGNQRIGLGLSGKINRKDYGITWNTALEAGGVAVGEDVKLDIQLEGILAK comes from the coding sequence ATGAAAAAAACATTCTCTTCCCTTATCGCATTCGGAATACTAAGTACTGCGTCTTTGTTCGCAGGAACATACAACGTCGATACGGATCACTCAACTGTCGGCTTCAAAATCAAGCATATGATGATCTCGGATGTGAACGGTAAATTTGATAAATTTAGCGGTTCAATCAGCTACGATGAAAAAACAAAAACAATCAAAGCATTAACGGGGAAAATCGATGTCAACTCGATCAATACCGCAAACCAAAAACGTGACGATCACTTAAGAACACCGGACTTGTTTGATGCAAAAAAATATCCAGAGATTACATTTGCTCTTAATAACGTGAAAGGGGAAAAAGCTTACGGAAATCTCACAATGCACGGCGTTACAAAAAATGTTATTCTTGACCTTGAGAATAACGGTGTTATAAAAGATCCATGGGGAAATCAGCGTATTGGTCTGGGTCTTAGCGGTAAAATAAACCGTAAAGATTACGGTATCACATGGAATACTGCCCTCGAAGCCGGTGGTGTAGCAGTTGGAGAAGACGTTAAACTCGATATTCAGCTTGAAGGGATTTTGGCTAAATAA
- a CDS encoding protein adenylyltransferase SelO, translated as MKLSNLTLSTPYLSLDPIFYHEVAPAPLKNPKLVSHNLEALKLLGLDPNDLNLTELEKLLNGTLQFKGSRPYAMCYAGHQFGYYVQRLGDGRAINLGSVKGWNLQLKGSGQTRYSRQGDGRAVLRSSIREYLMSEAMYGLGIPTSRALAIISSDEKVARERWEYGAIVLRLAPSWIRFGSFEYFFHTNRHKELETLADFLLHESFPEFVGVEDPYLTMFGSIVKRTAELIAQWQSVGFNHGVMNTDNMSAIGITIDYGPFAFMDTFESDYICNHTDTQGRYSYNNQPRIGYWNLERLAHALSPLVTPEKLKTELDRYGDYFTTRLMELLLAKLGLDTPHKNDSDLLRALFTLMENGRIDMTPFFRTLSRYDGNRDTLLSLTLAPNQLNEWLDQYDERLSLNSSSVEKRHQQMLRTNPKYILKNYILQEAIEAAEKGDFSLVNDLLKLAQNPYDEHELFDRYAGITPPEHKNLKLSCSS; from the coding sequence ATGAAATTATCAAACCTAACCCTTAGCACTCCCTATTTATCCCTTGATCCGATTTTCTATCATGAAGTCGCTCCGGCTCCTCTCAAAAACCCAAAACTTGTCAGCCACAATCTTGAAGCGTTAAAGCTTTTGGGGCTTGATCCCAACGATCTCAATCTTACAGAGCTTGAAAAACTTCTCAACGGAACGCTCCAGTTCAAAGGCTCACGACCCTACGCCATGTGCTATGCAGGCCATCAGTTCGGCTATTACGTACAGCGTCTCGGAGACGGACGTGCCATTAATCTAGGCTCTGTAAAAGGGTGGAATCTTCAACTTAAAGGTTCAGGGCAGACCCGCTACTCCCGTCAAGGCGACGGACGTGCCGTATTGCGTTCTTCAATTCGCGAGTATTTGATGAGTGAAGCGATGTACGGGCTTGGAATTCCGACCAGCCGAGCATTAGCAATTATCAGTTCCGATGAGAAAGTGGCACGTGAGAGATGGGAATACGGAGCCATTGTTCTACGTCTCGCTCCCTCATGGATACGGTTTGGAAGTTTTGAGTATTTCTTTCATACCAATCGGCACAAAGAACTCGAAACATTAGCCGATTTTTTACTTCACGAATCGTTTCCGGAGTTTGTCGGAGTTGAAGATCCTTATCTCACAATGTTTGGTTCAATCGTCAAACGAACCGCAGAACTGATAGCGCAGTGGCAATCGGTCGGGTTTAACCACGGGGTGATGAACACCGATAATATGTCCGCTATCGGAATCACTATCGATTATGGTCCTTTTGCCTTTATGGATACCTTTGAGAGCGATTACATCTGCAACCATACCGATACGCAAGGCAGATACAGCTATAACAATCAACCCCGAATCGGTTATTGGAATCTGGAGCGTCTCGCCCACGCTCTTTCACCGCTCGTCACTCCCGAAAAACTTAAAACCGAACTTGACCGTTACGGCGATTATTTTACCACCCGACTTATGGAGCTTTTACTTGCCAAGCTCGGGCTTGATACACCGCATAAAAATGACAGTGATCTGCTCAGAGCGTTGTTTACCCTTATGGAAAACGGACGAATCGACATGACCCCGTTTTTCCGTACCCTCAGCCGATACGATGGAAATCGTGACACACTGCTTTCGCTCACGCTCGCACCGAACCAGCTGAATGAATGGCTCGATCAGTACGATGAACGGCTAAGCTTAAATAGCTCGTCCGTTGAAAAACGCCACCAACAAATGCTCCGCACCAATCCGAAATATATATTGAAAAACTATATTCTCCAAGAAGCGATTGAGGCGGCAGAAAAAGGGGATTTTAGCCTTGTGAATGATCTTTTGAAGTTAGCTCAAAATCCGTATGACGAGCATGAACTATTTGACCGTTATGCAGGCATTACACCTCCAGAACATAAAAATCTCAAACTCAGCTGTTCATCGTAA
- a CDS encoding CDGSH iron-sulfur domain-containing protein: protein MSTPVKMELEANKKYFFCTCGKSKDGVLCDGAHKGTDFTPSVFSVEESKEYYLCSCKKSKNGPFCDGSHTK, encoded by the coding sequence ATGTCAACACCTGTAAAAATGGAATTGGAAGCTAATAAAAAATATTTTTTCTGCACATGCGGAAAAAGCAAGGACGGCGTATTGTGTGATGGCGCTCATAAAGGGACAGACTTTACTCCTAGTGTTTTTTCAGTAGAAGAAAGTAAAGAGTATTATTTGTGCAGTTGCAAGAAAAGTAAAAATGGGCCGTTTTGTGACGGAAGTCATACGAAATAG